In one window of Deltaproteobacteria bacterium DNA:
- a CDS encoding SAM-dependent chlorinase/fluorinase produces the protein MSIITLTTDFGTRDHYAGAIKGAIFSINPKAAVVDITHEIPSFDIGAAAYVLACAYSFYPAGTIHVAVVDPGVGSARKGIVLKTPNYFFVGPDNGIFSLVARREKIEAIHQLENRSYFRKEISDTFHARDIFCPVAAHLSLRVEPNLLGPAVDRLERLEEDTFRIEKDRIEGTVIYIDHFGNGITNIESASFDGKVGRRRFQFSVGGRRITAIARNYDEMPAGRPTLVRGSSGFIEVAMNRGSVAKKWKLKTGQKVNLQI, from the coding sequence TTGTCAATTATTACATTAACAACCGACTTCGGGACGCGCGACCATTATGCGGGCGCCATCAAGGGGGCGATTTTTTCCATCAACCCGAAAGCCGCCGTTGTCGATATCACGCACGAAATTCCGTCATTCGATATTGGAGCGGCTGCTTATGTGCTCGCCTGCGCCTATTCGTTCTATCCGGCTGGGACCATTCATGTCGCCGTTGTCGATCCGGGAGTCGGTAGCGCCCGCAAGGGGATTGTTCTTAAAACCCCCAACTATTTTTTTGTCGGGCCGGACAACGGGATTTTTTCCCTTGTGGCCCGGCGCGAGAAGATCGAGGCAATCCATCAACTGGAAAATCGCAGTTACTTCCGCAAAGAAATAAGCGACACCTTTCATGCGCGCGACATCTTTTGCCCGGTGGCGGCCCACTTAAGCCTAAGGGTCGAACCGAACCTGCTCGGTCCGGCTGTCGATCGTCTCGAACGGTTGGAAGAGGATACATTCCGGATAGAGAAGGATCGGATTGAGGGGACGGTCATTTATATCGATCATTTCGGCAATGGGATCACCAATATCGAATCGGCCTCGTTTGACGGCAAAGTCGGCCGGAGGCGCTTTCAATTCAGTGTGGGGGGCCGGCGGATTACAGCCATTGCCAGAAATTACGACGAAATGCCCGCGGGGAGGCCCACCCTTGTTCGCGGGAGCAGTGGTTTCATCGAAGTAGCGATGAATCGCGGATCGGTTGCAAAAAAGTGGAAGTTGAAAACGGGACAGAAAGTAAATCTGCAAATATGA
- a CDS encoding MMPL family transporter: MKLERFIRRLIPWSWVMFPLFLGLTAVSFKPAIGLLGRINTELSKLLPEDYPTVKIGNEIKQKFKEKGGGDLILVLDSPHPQNNIRAVPDLAAFLQKIPEIDRVQYVKKGFEFFDEHKLMFIELADLYEIRDRIRRKIQHEKLGGLYIDFELEDPPQKGKDPFQFDDLIEKYRKQYIQGIKSRYFTNEKETIYALWIYPKSKDTSLSYYKKFYGLIAEKMKQFPLENYGPDLHIGFAGSVKTRIDEYNSLIRDLKVAGLISGIGILLLLAVYFRRVSVVVLIFIPLVCSMLMGFALSSLFIKQLNVVTSFLFSILFGLGVDIGIHMGARYLEDREAGLSREDALVNSLVKAGRSSSVGVVTTCASFFILIINDFRGFSEFGWIAGIGLLTALATYLLLFPALLLWGEKLRILRIKRGRHDFIQALLVQWPVFPKAAAVTIVCTALALLSLALIPLIRFEWNYGVLKIHLPETQDAKAKLKEVYGRVNSPAGVMIENEAEAEALKKEYARRKATDASLPTIDYFRSYYDLFPHDQEEKMAALKEIDRLLADDALNVLKKDDRKMVDDFRASIRRTTFIGESEIPEEVRKVFFGRGEFADEKLAFVYPVSSLELDDGRNAIAFYDDVHTVAAGGKMFHAASDSLVFADVLTTMFRDSRKTILLSLLVLAILIYFDFRNVKKAGLVLMALCSGIFWMFGLMVVFGLKFNFYNMITIPMMIGMGEDNSVHLIHRHEELKRSSVMKALFTSGSAAMMASLTTMLGYAGLIFAHHPGLRSIGILAVIGMGTCMLSSLVFLPAFLQVLSIRSGHHGGHSKNSSQGT; the protein is encoded by the coding sequence ATGAAACTCGAACGTTTCATCCGCCGTCTGATCCCCTGGTCGTGGGTGATGTTCCCCCTTTTTCTGGGGCTGACCGCCGTTTCGTTCAAGCCGGCAATCGGCCTGTTGGGGCGCATCAACACCGAACTGTCCAAACTCCTTCCCGAGGACTATCCCACCGTCAAAATAGGAAACGAGATCAAGCAAAAATTCAAGGAAAAGGGGGGAGGGGATCTCATCCTTGTCCTCGACTCGCCCCATCCGCAAAACAACATCCGGGCGGTTCCCGATCTGGCCGCCTTCCTTCAGAAAATCCCCGAGATTGACCGGGTTCAATATGTCAAAAAAGGCTTTGAATTTTTTGATGAACACAAGCTGATGTTTATTGAGCTTGCCGATCTCTACGAGATCCGGGACCGTATCCGGCGCAAGATCCAGCACGAAAAACTGGGGGGGCTGTATATCGATTTTGAGTTGGAAGACCCGCCTCAAAAGGGCAAGGACCCGTTTCAATTTGATGATCTTATCGAAAAGTACCGGAAACAGTACATCCAGGGGATCAAAAGCCGGTATTTCACCAATGAGAAGGAGACCATCTACGCCCTCTGGATTTATCCCAAATCGAAGGACACCTCTCTTTCCTATTACAAAAAATTTTACGGCCTCATCGCCGAAAAGATGAAGCAGTTTCCCCTGGAAAATTACGGCCCCGATCTGCATATCGGCTTTGCCGGTTCCGTCAAGACCCGCATCGACGAATACAACTCCCTCATCCGCGACCTCAAGGTGGCCGGCCTCATTTCAGGCATCGGCATTTTGCTTCTTCTGGCGGTTTATTTCCGGCGGGTGTCGGTTGTCGTCCTCATTTTTATTCCGCTGGTGTGCAGTATGCTGATGGGGTTTGCCCTCTCTTCCCTTTTCATCAAACAGTTGAACGTGGTGACCTCTTTTCTCTTTTCCATCCTGTTCGGCCTCGGGGTCGACATCGGCATTCACATGGGGGCCCGCTATCTGGAGGACCGGGAGGCCGGTCTTTCCCGCGAGGATGCGCTGGTGAACTCCCTTGTCAAGGCGGGGCGTTCTTCATCGGTGGGGGTCGTCACCACCTGCGCCAGTTTTTTTATTCTCATCATCAACGACTTCAGGGGCTTTTCGGAATTCGGGTGGATTGCCGGCATCGGCCTTCTGACGGCGCTGGCGACCTACCTTCTGCTATTTCCCGCCTTGCTTTTGTGGGGGGAGAAACTGCGCATTCTCCGGATCAAAAGAGGCCGGCACGATTTTATTCAGGCGCTTTTGGTCCAATGGCCGGTCTTTCCCAAGGCGGCCGCCGTCACGATTGTCTGTACGGCGCTGGCGCTTCTTTCCCTGGCGCTGATTCCGTTGATCCGGTTCGAATGGAACTACGGCGTGTTGAAGATTCATCTCCCCGAAACGCAGGACGCAAAGGCGAAATTAAAGGAGGTCTATGGAAGGGTGAACAGCCCGGCGGGGGTGATGATCGAAAACGAGGCGGAGGCGGAGGCGCTTAAAAAAGAGTATGCCCGGCGAAAGGCCACCGATGCTTCATTACCGACCATCGATTATTTTCGCTCCTATTACGACCTCTTTCCGCACGATCAGGAGGAGAAGATGGCGGCGTTGAAGGAAATCGACCGGCTTCTTGCCGACGACGCCCTGAATGTCCTGAAAAAAGATGACCGCAAGATGGTGGACGATTTCCGGGCCTCGATCCGCCGGACCACTTTTATCGGGGAATCGGAAATCCCCGAGGAGGTGCGAAAGGTTTTTTTTGGAAGGGGGGAATTTGCCGATGAAAAGCTGGCCTTTGTCTATCCGGTTTCATCGCTCGAGCTGGACGACGGCCGGAATGCCATTGCCTTTTATGATGACGTGCACACGGTTGCGGCAGGGGGAAAGATGTTCCATGCGGCCTCGGATTCCCTTGTGTTTGCCGATGTGCTCACCACCATGTTCCGCGACAGCCGGAAGACGATTCTTCTCTCCCTCCTTGTCCTTGCCATTCTCATTTATTTCGATTTTCGCAACGTGAAAAAGGCGGGGTTGGTTCTGATGGCCCTCTGTTCGGGCATTTTCTGGATGTTCGGCCTGATGGTCGTTTTTGGCCTGAAATTCAATTTCTACAACATGATCACCATTCCCATGATGATCGGAATGGGGGAGGACAACAGCGTCCACTTGATCCACCGCCACGAGGAATTAAAACGAAGTTCGGTGATGAAGGCCCTTTTTACCTCGGGTTCCGCCGCGATGATGGCCTCGCTCACCACCATGCTCGGCTACGCGGGGCTGATCTTCGCCCACCATCCCGGCTTGAGGTCAATCGGCATTCTGGCGGTGATCGGCATGGGGACCTGCATGTT
- a CDS encoding enoyl-CoA hydratase/isomerase family protein translates to MMTYQTLIVEKKDGILRITLNRPEARNAVNNEMIGDLTAVFTKEAPIPDVRVVVLGGAGEAFCAGGDIKWMKESAGYTRDQNYKDAEKFSLMLERINHCPHPVIAKVHGSVMGGGLGIVSVCDYVLAAVETIFSFSEVRLGLIPATIGPYVLAKIGESHARALFLSAERFNAAKALGIGLVHQVVGGENLDSALKKVVEGLLQSSPHALKTAKKFLRDLKTKSPAEGQTFAAQTLADLRATPEAQEGLAAFLEKRKPNWVK, encoded by the coding sequence ATGATGACGTACCAAACCCTTATCGTTGAAAAGAAAGACGGGATTCTCCGCATCACCTTGAACCGCCCTGAGGCCCGCAACGCCGTCAATAACGAGATGATCGGCGATCTGACCGCGGTGTTCACAAAAGAGGCCCCCATCCCCGATGTCCGCGTAGTCGTATTGGGAGGCGCCGGCGAGGCGTTCTGCGCCGGCGGCGACATCAAATGGATGAAGGAAAGCGCCGGTTATACGCGGGATCAAAACTACAAAGACGCCGAAAAATTCTCTCTTATGTTGGAACGGATCAATCATTGTCCGCATCCGGTAATTGCCAAAGTTCATGGATCGGTCATGGGAGGGGGGCTGGGGATCGTCAGTGTCTGCGATTATGTGTTGGCCGCAGTCGAAACCATTTTCAGCTTCAGTGAAGTCCGCCTGGGCCTGATTCCGGCGACGATCGGCCCGTATGTTCTGGCCAAAATCGGCGAATCCCACGCGCGCGCCCTTTTTCTCTCGGCGGAAAGGTTTAACGCCGCCAAGGCGTTGGGGATCGGTCTGGTTCATCAGGTGGTGGGCGGAGAGAATCTCGATTCCGCCCTCAAAAAGGTTGTGGAGGGGCTCCTCCAATCCTCCCCTCACGCGCTGAAGACAGCCAAAAAATTTCTTCGGGATCTGAAAACAAAATCCCCGGCGGAAGGCCAAACTTTTGCGGCGCAAACGCTGGCCGACCTTCGCGCCACCCCCGAGGCGCAAGAAGGTCTCGCCGCTTTTTTGGAAAAGAGAAAACCAAATTGGGTAAAATAG
- a CDS encoding type II toxin-antitoxin system RelE/ParE family toxin has product MNYSFHPDAEKEFNEAIAYYNECQKDLGLEFTKEVYLAIQNILSFPRAWAPLSANTRRCLTNRFPYGVIYQVTDEEVFIIAVMHLNKEPDYWKKRKKKA; this is encoded by the coding sequence TTGAATTATTCTTTCCATCCCGATGCCGAAAAGGAGTTTAATGAGGCTATCGCTTATTATAATGAGTGTCAGAAGGACCTCGGATTGGAATTCACAAAAGAAGTCTACTTGGCAATTCAAAACATTCTTTCGTTTCCTCGTGCCTGGGCCCCGCTTTCTGCAAATACCAGAAGATGTTTGACAAATCGTTTCCCCTACGGGGTAATATACCAAGTTACAGATGAAGAGGTATTCATAATCGCCGTGATGCATCTCAATAAAGAACCCGACTATTGGAAAAAGAGGAAAAAGAAGGCATAA
- a CDS encoding addiction module protein → MKPQELFDEAVSLPVEIRTQLVDNLLRSLHPVRKEIDELWAAEAEKRVEEIKSGKVKTVPGDKVFNKIFGR, encoded by the coding sequence ATAAAGCCCCAGGAGCTTTTTGACGAGGCAGTTTCGTTGCCGGTCGAAATAAGGACGCAACTTGTCGACAATCTTCTCCGAAGCCTTCATCCCGTTCGGAAAGAGATAGACGAATTGTGGGCGGCAGAGGCAGAAAAGAGGGTTGAAGAAATAAAAAGCGGCAAAGTCAAAACGGTACCGGGTGATAAAGTATTTAATAAAATATTCGGCAGGTAA